The proteins below come from a single Benincasa hispida cultivar B227 chromosome 4, ASM972705v1, whole genome shotgun sequence genomic window:
- the LOC120076477 gene encoding protein SPIRAL1-like 1 — protein sequence MGGRGVSSGGGQSSLGYLFGDGDAPNAGAPKGGRQAPPPLNEGKTVSKPAVSKPAATASPPADVTKQIPAGIHSSSSNNYLRADGQNTGNFITDRPSTKVHAAPGGGSSLDYLFGGAGGK from the exons ATGGGGGGTCGTGGAGTTAGCAGTGGTGGGGGACAGAGCTCACTGGGGTACCTGTTTGGTGATGGAGATGCTCCCAATGCAGGTGCACCTAAAGGTGGCCGCCAAGCACCGCCGCCTTTAAATGAAGGGAAGACTGTATCCAAACCAGCAGTGTCCAAACCTGCTGCTACTGCTTCACCACCTGCAGATGTTACCAAGCAGATTCCAGCTGGTATTCATAGTAGCTCctcaaacaactatttgagggCAGATGGTCAGAACACTGGCAATTTCATAACG GATCGGCCTTCAACCAAGGTCCACGCCGCCCCAGGCGGTGGATCTTCTCTGGATTATCTGTTTGGTGGTGCTGGTGGAAAATGA